In a genomic window of Zingiber officinale cultivar Zhangliang chromosome 9B, Zo_v1.1, whole genome shotgun sequence:
- the LOC122024500 gene encoding RNA-binding protein 24-like isoform X2, translating into MTSAQAAGQFGDTTYTKVFVGGLAWETQRDTMKKYFEQFGDILEAVVITDKNTGRSKGYGFVTFREPESAMRACIDPAPVIDGRRANCNLASLGVQRSKPTTPLHGGGGGSRNFRVMKSFQGGTGAAFASPAAATFPPHYAIHHQGQLPYYVYGFSPYSSEYNYHATSDYQSYYNMYGGAAAAQYPLYGGAGAAAAAAAGYYPYIQFGQGGGGGGGGAAAYAQGQGYGMQFPQMFHYSAVTAQLYGGVPISLAPSPTAQAVSFAIKQA; encoded by the exons atgactagTGCTCAGGCAGCTGGCCAATTCGGAGACACCACTTACACCAAGGTCTTCGTCGGGGGGCTGGCTTGGGAGACGCAGAGAGACACCATGAAGAAGTACTTCGAGCAGTTCGGAGACATCCTGGAGGCCGTCGTCATCACTGACAAGAACACCGGAAGATCCAAAGGCTATGGCTTT gTGACTTTTCGTGAGCCGGAGTCTGCTATGAGAGCTTGCATCGATCCTGCTCCGGTGATCGACGGAAGGAGGGCTAATTGTAACCTTGCTTCCTTGGGGGTTCAGAGATCTAAGCCTACAACACCTCTTCATG gaggaggaggagggagcaGGAACTTTAGGGTAATGAAATCATTTCAAGGTGGAACAGGAGCAGCTTTTGCTTCGCCTGCTGCTGCAACCTTCCCTCCCCATTATGCCATCCACCACCAAGGCCAGCTTCCTTACTATGTCTACGG GTTCTCGCCATACTCTAGCGAGTACAACTATCATGCTACG TCCGACTACCAGAGCTACTACAACATGTATGGTGGAGCAGCGGCTGCTCAGTACCCGCTCTATGGTGGAGcaggagcagcagcagcagctgcAGCTGGCTACTACCCTTACATCCAATTCGGACAGggcggcggcggaggcggcggcggcgccgcCGCTTACGCCCAGGGCCAAGGCTACGGCATGCAGTTCCCCCAAATGTTTCACTACTCCGCTGTCACCGCCCAGCTCTACGGGGGCGTGCCCATCTCCCTGGCGCCCAGTCCCACGGCGCAAGCAG TGTCCTTTGCTATCAAACAGGCATGA
- the LOC122024500 gene encoding RNA-binding protein 24-B-like isoform X1, giving the protein MTSAQAAGQFGDTTYTKVFVGGLAWETQRDTMKKYFEQFGDILEAVVITDKNTGRSKGYGFVTFREPESAMRACIDPAPVIDGRRANCNLASLGVQRSKPTTPLHGGGGGSRNFRVMKSFQGGTGAAFASPAAATFPPHYAIHHQGQLPYYVYGFSPYSSEYNYHATSDYQSYYNMYGGAAAAQYPLYGGAGAAAAAAAGYYPYIQFGQGGGGGGGGAAAYAQGQGYGMQFPQMFHYSAVTAQLYGGVPISLAPSPTAQAGMTMAVTAPTLPSPPASYRYRVIPPHFSATAPEQPLA; this is encoded by the exons atgactagTGCTCAGGCAGCTGGCCAATTCGGAGACACCACTTACACCAAGGTCTTCGTCGGGGGGCTGGCTTGGGAGACGCAGAGAGACACCATGAAGAAGTACTTCGAGCAGTTCGGAGACATCCTGGAGGCCGTCGTCATCACTGACAAGAACACCGGAAGATCCAAAGGCTATGGCTTT gTGACTTTTCGTGAGCCGGAGTCTGCTATGAGAGCTTGCATCGATCCTGCTCCGGTGATCGACGGAAGGAGGGCTAATTGTAACCTTGCTTCCTTGGGGGTTCAGAGATCTAAGCCTACAACACCTCTTCATG gaggaggaggagggagcaGGAACTTTAGGGTAATGAAATCATTTCAAGGTGGAACAGGAGCAGCTTTTGCTTCGCCTGCTGCTGCAACCTTCCCTCCCCATTATGCCATCCACCACCAAGGCCAGCTTCCTTACTATGTCTACGG GTTCTCGCCATACTCTAGCGAGTACAACTATCATGCTACG TCCGACTACCAGAGCTACTACAACATGTATGGTGGAGCAGCGGCTGCTCAGTACCCGCTCTATGGTGGAGcaggagcagcagcagcagctgcAGCTGGCTACTACCCTTACATCCAATTCGGACAGggcggcggcggaggcggcggcggcgccgcCGCTTACGCCCAGGGCCAAGGCTACGGCATGCAGTTCCCCCAAATGTTTCACTACTCCGCTGTCACCGCCCAGCTCTACGGGGGCGTGCCCATCTCCCTGGCGCCCAGTCCCACGGCGCAAGCAG GCATGACAATGGCTGTCACTGCTCCCACCCTGCCGAGCCCTCCAGCATCCTATCGCTACAGAGTTATTCCTCCTCACTTCTCTGCAACTGCGCCGGAGCAACCCTTGGCCTAA
- the LOC122023716 gene encoding uncharacterized protein LOC122023716 — MACILNSIAVLPISRKSITVSFFDWAKIRRAEEPPKPQFKYHDIDLPFPPSLVAKTYLRGRELKCCYRASVDGFSAVDFHRRSDFKGPCVVVAHTSTSFKFGAFNPEGYRSTDDYYDTFDAFLFYWKESESESESSEPLVMLPKVGGSGAAIFDYARGGPQFGADGLLIGPPLTPVMGVFTGPDASSGVGDLRQAKSRLGLSYAKREDGKESIFGDVGKATLVEVQVFCSPQIASLF, encoded by the coding sequence ATGGCTTGCATTTTGAACTCCATTGCCGTCCTACCGATATCCAGGAAGTCGATcactgtgagcttcttcgactgggcaAAGATCCGGAGAGCAGAGGAGCCACCAAAGCCGCAGTTCAAGTACCACGACATCGATCTCCCGTTCCCTCCATCACTGGTAGCTAAAACCTATCTGAGAGGAAGGGAGCTGAAGTGCTGCTACAGGGCCTCGGTCGACGGCTTCAGCGCCGTCGACTTCCACCGCCGCAGCGACTTCAAGGGGCCCTGCGTGGTGGTCGCCCACACCTCTACATCCTTCAAGTTTGGGGCGTTCAACCCGGAAGGTTACCGGAGCACCGACGACTACTACGACACCTTTGATGCCTTCCTCTTCTACTGGAAGGAATCGGAATCGGAGTCGGAGAGCAGCGAGCCGCTGGTGATGCTGCCGAAGGTAGGGGGCAGTGGCGCTGCCATCTTTGACTACGCGAGGGGCGGTCCGCAGTTCGGGGCCGACGGCTTGCTCATCGGCCCGCCACTGACGCCGGTCATGGGCGTGTTCACGGGGCCCGACGCGAGCTCCGGCGTCGGGGACCTGAGGCAGGCCAAGTCCAGGCTGGGCTTGTCCTACGCCAAGAGAGAGGATGGAAAAGAATCCATCTTTGGGGACGTAGGCAAGGCCACACTCGTAGAGGTGCAAGTCTTCTGCAGCCCACAGATCGCGAGCTTGTTCTAG